Proteins from a genomic interval of Periophthalmus magnuspinnatus isolate fPerMag1 chromosome 11, fPerMag1.2.pri, whole genome shotgun sequence:
- the pex1 gene encoding peroxisome biogenesis factor 1 encodes MFSNQGIHPVTIYFSNTKNCFLHLAPKLISHLLLNENQALELSWGSGTSAFLSWTCNRNSSNDTQRVELCRQLGERLGIEDGEQGFIKPCHQVSSVHQVFVEPLSFDDWEILELHSSALETHLLDQIRVVFQDAVFPVWVDTHTAIYIQIASFLPSVPFGRLEQFTELIVSPKNRPDINISGSLFKSSKNQKKEGLPKSDISSSVVPPAQQWGTGLKSLVQYLLMGPVKELPSVPDLPLVITDSVFRVCGAPPDSLCTISHRTTDVVHVFPFSHALSAGHTGGQSQITYGMLTKVPFSKEVKHKDKADLDKKRSVSKTTADSDRGETLKDDEAVVVRVVCREKLTHKGSIKRSIHSGKVWISEQLAAKMNVIPHSAVRIKPIKSAVKVATMIQLQPMIPMSEDDDEIRTVFLGWLHTQSHEPLACLTARCSTILLHGSEAKLQFALTVLKPESADDPIDQLFLLAATLLKNEDIQIRRDTLTNAAEKSPDKISNEELPSLSSLGGIDKVSTSAHEFISHSLLAGPLSVELGSSTQGLQGGALLITGAKGCGKSSFARALCRKVSEDLDAHVEILHCKKLQGKRAETVRQMLQDVFEQAEWKQPSVVLLDDLDQITGAPSLAEHEHSPEVLLQQYIAQSLKDVVDDVVQRSSLVSLIITSKSQDSLHPSLTELQGSHFFQRISHIEPPDQGQRADILRCLIARKGLSEETLQTLDVGAIAKLTEGYTPQDLALLLERAIHASAVQKQRDHLDGLLSADDFSQALKGFTPPSLWGVELHSPSGVGLEQVGGLKDVRQQLMDTIMLPAKYPILFSKLPIRHRSGVLLYGAPGTGKTLLVRAVAKDSGMNFISIKGPELLSKYIGASEQAVRDVFQKAQAAKPCILFFDEFDSLAPRRGHDSTGVTDRVVNQLLTQLDGVEGLQGVYVLAATSRPDLIDPALLRPGRLDKCLYCPPPDLEARLEILTTLSSGLSLAVDVDLEQLAADTKQFTGADLKALLYNAQLEAIHSSSTGSPPQGVASGSESEMSLSSMIFPNHSSGSEDSVGEGDMGLTLEQSVLLLENSDFQTYEENRGNIWRIYFGSSYESELGYSPELVLSNPRCLSGPMSENQDLTATCVRDAGSDLPPLYMPSLQSGCEELSPEQQEQLTRDVNTIKKNYKKESVQVHTPSSPPVLLISQAHIKCALSTTKPSVSKADWSRYTRLYESFDGSGDGKPLQIFKPGQRVTLA; translated from the exons ATGTTTTCTAATCAGGGCATTCATCCCGTCactatttacttcagcaacacGAAAAACTGTTTTCTTCACCTCGCTCCGAAGTTAATATCGCATTTATTACTGAACGAG AACCAGGCTCTGGAGTTATCCTGGGGAAGTGGTACATCAGCTTTTCTCAGTTGGACATGTAATAGAAATTCCTCCAATGATACACAAAGAGTTGAGCTGTGTCGCCAACTGGGAGAGAGGTTGGGTATCGAGGATGGGGAACAA GGTTTCATAAAGCCATGCCACCAGGTCTCATCTGTGCATCAAGTGTTTGTGGAGCCTCTTTCCTTTGATGACTGGGAGATTTTG GAGCTTCACAGTTCTGCACTCGAGACACACCTGCTCGATCAGATTAGAGTCGTCTTCCAGGATGCTGTGTTCCCTGTATGGGTGGACACTCACACAGCCATTTACATCCAAATAG CATCGTTCCTGCCCTCTGTGCCATTCGGTCGGCTGGAGCAGTTTACAGAACTGATTGTGTCACCCAAAAACCGCCCTGATATAAACATTAGTGGGTCCTTGTTTAAATCGAGCAAGAATCAGAAAAAAGAAGGGCTCCCAAAGTCAGATATCTCCTCATCTGTAGTACCACCGGCACAACAGTGGGGCACAGGTCTGAAAAGTCTAGTGCAATACTTGCTTATGGGTCCAGTGAAAGAGCTCCCCTCAGTCCCTGATCTGCCCCTGGTCATCACAGACTCTGTCTTCAGAGTGTGCGGCGCACCTCCAGACTCTCTCTGCACAATAAGCCACCGGACGACTGACGTGGTGCATGTGTTTCCTTTCAGCCATGCACTGAGCGCAGGCCACACTGGAGGTCAGTCACAAATCACATATGGCATGCTCACTAAAGTTCCCTTTTCTAAAGAAGTCAAGCATAAGGATAAAGCAGATCTGGACAAAAAGAGAAGTGTTTCTAAGACCACTGCAGACTCAGATAGAGGAGAGACATTAAAGGACGACGAGGCCGTAGTAGTGAGGGTTGTGTGCCGAGAGAAGCTCACTCACAAAGGCTCTATAAAAAGATCAATCCACAGTGGGAAAGTTTGG ATCTCAGAGCAGCTGgctgctaaaatgaatgtcaTTCCACATTCAGCTGTGAGAATAAAGCCGATAAAATCTGCTGTTAAAGTGGCCACTATGATCCAATTGCAACCCATGATACCAATG TcagaagatgatgatgagatCCGGACAGTGTTTCTCGGCTGGCTCCACACTCAGAGTCATGAGCCCTTAGCCTGTCTAACTGCGCGCTGTAGCACCATCCTGCTCCATGGATCTGAAG CCAAGCTTCAATTTGCACTGACTGTACTGAAGCCAGAGTCTGCAGATGATCCCATAGATCAGCTCTTTCTTCTGGCAGCCACCCTTCTCAAAAATGAAGACATACAG ATAAGAAGAGACACATTAACCAATGCAGCAGAGAAATCTCCAGACAAAATATCAAATGAAGAGCTCCCGTCTCTCAGCAGTCTTGG AGGGATTGATAAAGTTAGTACAAGTGCCCATGAGTTCATTTCCCACAGTCTACTGGCAGGTCCTCTTTCGGTAGAACTGGGCTCCTCCACACAGGGGCTTCAAGGAGGTGCTTTACTTATAACAGGAGCCAAG GGATGTGGCAAGAGCAGTTTTGCTCGAGCACTTTGCAGAAAAGTCAGTGAAGATCTTGATGCACATGTGGAGATTTTGCACTGCAAAAAATTACAAg GGAAAAGGGCAGAAACTGTAAGGCAAATGCTGCAGGATGTGTTTGAGCAGGCGGAGTGGAAGCAGCCCTCAGTGGTTCTCCTTGATGACTTGGATCAAATAACAGGAGCACCATCTTTAGCTGAGCATGAGCATAGCCCTGAGGTGCTGCTACAACAGTACATTGCACAGA GTCTTAAAGATGTTGTGGATGATGTGGTTCAGCGTTCCAGTCTTGTCAGTCTAATAATAACCTCCAAGAGTCAGGACTCCCTTCACccttcactcactgagctgcaaggATCTCATTTCTTTCAGAGGATTTCACACATTGAGCCTCCAGATCAG GGTCAAAGAGCAGATATTTTGCGGTGTCTAATAGCTAGAAAAGGTCTGTCTGAGGAAACCTTACAGACTCTTGATGTTGGTGCGATTGCCAAATTGACAGAAGGATATACCCCTCAAGATCTAGCACTGTTGCTGGAGCGGGCCATTCATGCCAGTGCTGTACAGAAGCAACGTGACCACCtag ATGGTCTGCTGTCGGCAGATGATTTTTCCCAGGCTTTGAAAGGATTCACACCTCCCTCGCTTTGGGGGGTAGAGTTGCACTCCCCCAGTGGAGTTGGACTGGAACAAGTTGGAGGTCTGAAAGACGTGCGGCAACAGTTAATGGATACCATAATGCTCCCTGCTAAG TATCCCATCCTATTCTCCAAACTCCCTATCCGCCATCGATCAGGAGTTCTTTTGTATGGAGCTCCAGGGACAGGGAAAACCCTGCTGGTCAGGGCTGTAGCCAAGGACAGTGGAATGAACTTCATCAGCATCAAG GGTCCTGAACTCCTGAGCAAATACATTGGAGCAAGTGAACAGGCTGTCCGAGATGTCTTTCAGAA AGCTCAAGCTGCTAAGCCATGTATCCTGTTCTTTGACGAGTTTGATTCATTAGCGCCGAGGAGAGGCCATGACAGCACTGGGGTGACTGACCGTGTGGTCAATCAACTCCTCACTCAGCTGGATGGGGTGGAGGGTCTCCAAG GTGTGTATGTGCTCGCTGCCACTAGTCGTCCGGACTTGATTGACCCAGCCCTGTTGAGACCTGGGCGACTGGACAAATGTCTGTATTGTCCTCCACCTGATCTG GAAGCACGTCTGGAGATCCTTACGACTTTGAGCTCTGGCCTCTCTCTGGCGGTGGATGTGGACCTGGAGCAGCTGGCCGCAGACACAAAGCAGTTCACTGGAGCTGACCTGAAAGCCTTGCTCTACAACGCCCAACTAGAGGCCATCCACTCCAGCAGCACAGGCAGCCCACCGCAG GGCGTTGCATCTGGTTCCGAGAGTGAGATGAGTCTTTCTTCAATGATCTTCCCGAATCACAGCAGTGGATCTGAGGACTCTGTTGGGGAGGGGGACATGGGTCTAACCTTAGAGcagtctgtacttttactggaaAACAGTGACTTCCAGACCTATGAGGAAAACAGGGGCAACATTTGGAGAATCTACTTTGGGAGTTCCTATGAATCCGAGCTCGGATACTCCCCCGAACTAGTGCTCAGT AATCCTAGATGTCTCTCTGGTCCCATGTCTGAGAACCAGGACCTGACAGCTACATGTGTGCGTGATGCTGGCAGTGACCTCCCTCCTTTGTACATGCCCTCTCTGCAGAGCGGCTGTGAGGAGCTGAGCCCAGAGCAACAAGAGCAGCTCACTCGAGatgtaaatacaataaaaaagaattaCAAGAAG GAGAGTGTACAGGTGCATACCCCGTCAAGCCCTCCTGTCCTGCTCATCTCTCAGGCTCATATCAAATGTGCTCTGTCTACAACCAAACCATCTGTGAGCAAAGCTGACTGGAGCAGATACACTAGACT gtatgaATCCTTTGACGGTTCAGGAGATGGAAAGCCATTGCAGATATTTAAACCTGGACAACGTGTAACTTTAGCCTGA
- the elmo1 gene encoding engulfment and cell motility protein 1 isoform X2, whose amino-acid sequence MQVVREQIMRALTVKPNSLDQFKSRLQNLSYTEILKIRQSERMNQEDFQSRPILELREKIQPEIMELIKQQRLNRLCEGTCFRKISSRRRQDKFWYCRLSPNHKVLHYGDLEESPQGEVPHDSLQDKLPVADIKAVITGKDCPHMKEKGALKQNKEVLELAFSVLYESDEYLNFIAPDKHEYCVWTDGLNALLGKEMTSDYTKSDMETLLSMEMKLRLLDLENIQIPEAPPPIPKEPSNYDFVYDCN is encoded by the exons ATGCAGGTGGTGAGGGAGCAGATCATGCGAGCGCTCACTGTCAAGCCTAATTCTCTGGACCAGTTCAAGAGTCGCCTTCAAAACCTGAGCTACACAGAAATCCTCAAGATCCGTCAGTCCGAGAGGATGAACCAGGAAGACTTCCAGTCCCGGCCCATTCT GGAGCTGAGGGAGAAAATCCAGCCGGAGATCATGGAGCTGATCAAACAGCAGAGACTGAACCGTCTGTGCGAGGGCACCTGCTTTAGGAAGATCAGCAGCCGCAGGAGGCAAG ATAAGTTTTGGTACTGCCGCCTGTCTCCCAATCACAAAGTCCTGCACTACGGAGATCTGGAGGAGAGCCCCCAGGGAGAAGTGCCCCATGACTCTCTTCAGGACAAAT TGCCTGTGGCGGATATAAAGGCTGTGATCACAGGCAAAGACTGTCCTCACATGAAGGAGAAAGGAGCCCTCAAGCAAAACAAG GAAGTGCTAGAGCTGGCCTTCTCTGTCCTCTACGAGTCCGACGAGTATTTAAACTTTATCGCTCCAGATAAGCACGAG TACTGTGTATGGACTGACGGTCTGAACGCCCTTCTTGGTAAAGAGATGACCAGTGACTACACAAAATCAGACATGGAAACCCTGCTGTCTATGGAGATGAAGCTCCGTCTACTGGACCTAGAGAATATCCAGATCcctgaagccccgccccccaTTCCCAAAGAACCGAGCAATTATGACTTTGTTTATGACTGCAACTAG